The genomic stretch CCTTTCCAATACGCTGCTATCGCCGATCCCTCGCACAAGGGACCCGCTGAGTTTTGCGCCCATTTTGTTTCTGCTCCCGTGTCTTTCGTATGAACCCGGACAACCTTCCTGTGAATGTTGTACTTGCTGAAATAAAGTGTCTGGCGTAATGCAAGATTCTGGCTTtttcttctggggggggggggaactaacGGCACAGTTACACACCACTTCTGATGTGAGGTTGGATTTCTCCTCCTAGCTCGGCGCTGTCTGTGCAGGATGCCTAAGGTCAGTGACCTCTTTGGCTGACATGATTCTGTCAGATGGCAGCATAAGCTACTTTGTCAGGTTAGTGCGCCGATATTTAACGATTTTTATGGTTGATACTTGCCTTGGCTGCACTGCATTTGAGGTGAATCCCAAACTTGGCACAACTGCCTTCCCGGTTATATTGAAGGGCTGAGCTCGCTTCTTCCCTGTGTAGAAGCATTTTATTCATAAGCAATAGaaggttgtggtggtggttcaGTTTGTCTGCCATGTCCAGTAAAAGCAGCTTCCTTGCTGGGTGTGTGTGCTTGAAGGATGGTTTTCCCTTAAGTACTGTGCATGTTTTAGAAAGTGAAGAGAAtggggtgtggtgggggggtttatGGGGGGAAAGTTGTAGGTGTTGTGTCAATGTTGGCTAAAGCCCTCTGACCCGTGGAATTAACATACTAGGTTGGTCAGGCTGTACTGTTGGCTGCTTGGTAAATGGGCTACATGAgagcaacaccttttctggtctGATGCCAGTATTGAAATTGAGTATCTGCTGATTACGATCCATCTTTTCCTCAATTTCTAAGCAGTTAATGACTAACAATTCTCATATAGCATCTTTCACATCAGTTGCCCCAAAGCACTTTCCATGAATTATGATACTAGAGTAATGGGGGAGaaatgacatcagtcatgccagatgccaatggaggagaggaaccaaaaactcccaagtaagaAGAGGGGGGAAAATCCTCTGGGGATCCAAGGtccactggctgcccccccctggCATACAAACATTACTGAAAACAAGACTTGGTAAAAGATCGGCGTAAGTTGTGATTAAGGATGAAGACGGTCAATGAGCCTGTTCTCCACATTGGCCTGTAAAGGGTGGCACCGAAGGCTGTGTACCCACATTGGAAACGTTTATATCCATAAATTTCATTTAACGTGGCAAACTCTGCAGGTGTTGACAGCAGTTTTGAGTTTGCCAAGAATGCAAAAATATAATGGTCATTTTGCTAAAATGATTATTAAAGATTATTTTAACGGGTTAAAGATTATTCTAGAATATTTGTTCGACAGTTCCTGTTCTTACAACCTCCCCAGCCTTTGAAAAGAACACGTTCACGTGGAACTGAGGATGCAGGAATGCATAAAAACTGCAATGCTAAACTGTGAAGAGTAGGACTAACATTCTTCTCTTGATGCCCGGTACTGAAGTGCATCTTCAGCTTCTGCTGCAGGTCCTGCAGATGCCTTTGATGTAGAAGGTTCTACGGCTGTGTCCCTTGATctcacacattctgctgtaagcCTTTTCACTGCTGCTTGGGCACTTGTGGAGCTGCAGAAACCAACATTgttgaacctgggacccagcagAGTGGGGAACTCTCATAACACTCATCTCCCATCcagatatttttgtccataATCAGTCTTATCAGGGTACTGGCAAGGCGAATGGCCGCCTCATCTACCAGTTTTGCCATTTTTGAGCCTCAGGACTGCCTCACCAGTTTCACGAGTGGTATCACATTTGACTCTGACACTCTCCTCTGCTAAAGCTACAGTGGCCAGGTGGAAAGGATTGAGCACTTCTGTACACTTCTGTACAGTCTTTAACTGAGTGATACTCTTCAAAGCTCAGTAGGGTTACATCAGTTTTTAAACTGATCACGGCAGCCCCACTGGCTCTGTGGTGTTGAAGATGCAGTGCAGCACTACAAACGTGCTGTTCCAGTgagtgtccacttcctgaatCGGTTTCAAAAGTGGCATGCCCATCTCCTCTTGGACCTGAGGCTGTCTTTCCTTGGCACCACAATCCTTCTCAGCCTTACTGTGGTCAAATCGAACCCAGGGGTTTGCTGAATTGCCTTTTTAACGATTGGGCTAAGAGCATGTGCAGTACAAGCAGCGCGGCAGAGCTTCACTGTATTGGCACAGGTAATGATGTTGGCAGCTGTGTCAGCGAGATACGTACCCCCTTGTAGTGAGATCCACATGTCTGTTCTCAGGCTTACAGCTGATGCCTTATGTCATTCCACCTGTGCATTTTCCTTAGATTCTGTGCATTTACTTGCTACCATTTCCTTTAAAGCAGATCTTGTAAGTAGAGTGTAGGTAGGCTCAAGTTCTCTTAGTAACTCATTCTATATCCAGCATCCACTGCTATAGAAAAGGGCAagacaatttattattatttcaagtcaagtcaagtaggttttattgtcatttcagccatacacacagtatatagagaaatgagataacgttcctccaggaccatggtgtgacacagagcaggacaaaacagAGCGACATCATAAGTGCAGAGAGGAGAGCATAGCAGTACAGAttgacaagacaacatacagtgcaaattaagggtggtaacagtctggatacagtatttaagttactgtatggtagcagcgaAGGTTATATGTGCAAAAATGCCGTAGTATAGAAGAGTAAGGAGTTGGGaggcaataaataacaataaatattatatacagatgtacagatgtgtttgtgtgtacatAACATAAGTGTCCTTTTTATCTAGATGGGTGAGGGCCAGATGAAGGGTGGTGGTGATGGCGTCGTCTGTAGAGCGGTTGGGACGGtatgcaaactgcagggggtctagtGAGGGTGGCAGTAGGGACTTGACGTGCCTCATGACGAGCCTCTCGAAGCATTTCATGATGATGGGCGTGAGTGCAACGGGACGGTAGTCATTGAGGCAGGACACTGAAGACTTCTTTGGCACGGGGATGATGATGGCGGTTTTGAAGCATGTTGCGATGACTGTGGTGCTCAGGGAGATGTTGAAGATGTTTGTGAGAACATCAGCCAGCTGTTCTGCACATCCTCTGAGCACACAACCAGGGATGTTGTCTGGTCCAGCAGCTTTCCGCGGGTTGACTCTAAGCAGAGTTTTCCTCACATCTGCCACGGTCAGACAGAGCACCTGGTCGTtgggaggtgggatggatttccTCACTGCCATGCTGTTTTGGGCTTCAAACTGTGCGTAGAAGCTATTCAGCACGTCTGGAAGGGAGGCCTCACCGTCACAGGCAGGTGGAGATGCCCTGTAGTTGGTGATGGCCTGGATACCCTGCCacatcagaatcagaatgtgcttTATTGCCATGTATGTTTCCACATACTAGGAATTTGTTGTAGTGACATAAGCTCCACAGTGCAATAGAATGACAGTGACAGGACCAGACACGAAAAAGGACGTCATAAAAAAGAACAATATACAGTTATATGACATACAATGTGCAAAAATAGCAATAACTTTacaatatacaaaatataaagtaaacaaTTAGCTATGTACGTAAGGTGCAGTTAGAAGTGGAAATAAGTATGTgtgttaaataaataactggATAAGTGAATGTATGATAGTGTTGTGCGTTTCACGTTTATTGTGAAGTGTTCATGAGAAGGATTGCTTGAGGGAAGAGGCTGTTCCTGTGCCTGGCTGTTCTGGCGCTCAGTGCTCTGTAGCGTCGTCCGGACGGCAACAGTTCAAAGAGGGAGTGCGCTGGATGTGAGGGGTCCAGAGTGATTTTGCCAGCCTTTTTGCTCACTCTGGATAAGTACAGTTCTTGGAGAGTAGGAAGGGTTGTACCAATAATTCGCTCAGCAGTCCGGACTGTTCGATGCAGTCTTCTGAGGTCAGATTTGGTAGCTGAGCTGAACCAGACACTTATTGAGGTGCAGAGGACGGATTCGATGATGGCAGTGTAGAACTGTTTCAGTAGTTCCTCAGGCAGGTTGAACTTCCTCAGCTGGCGAAGGAAGAACAGcctctgctgggcctttttgaCAATTGCGTCAATATGCATGTCTCACTTCAGGTCCTGAGAGATGGTGTTGCCGAGGAATCTGAATGACTCCACTGTCATTACAGTGCTGTCCATGATGGTGAGAGGGGGGAGTGCAGGGGGGTTCTTCCTGAAGTCTACTGTCATCTCTACTGTTTTGAGCGTGTTAAGCTCCAGGTTGTTATGGTTGCACCAGACATGCGCCGAACATCCCCAGTGTCTTTGAAGTCAGGTCAGTTGTTGAGAGCAGTTCGGATACTGGACCTTACATGAGAAGATGAATATTCATGTACCGATATACGCGAGgaattattacttttatatttttcaGACATACCTTAGTTGGAGATAATACAGTAAAACGTTCCCAAATGTGAGAACGagtcttttttttattagattGCTCCATTGCTATCAGTGTCATTTGAACTATTCGGAAATTTAACCGAAACGCCCCCTGAAGTCGGAATTGCAGATCGTGAACTGGGAGGAATTTAATCGAGCCCGAACTCAGCCATCAAGTAGCACTCAAAACTACAAGCCTTTATATCGCGGTCACGGTATGATTAATTTACTACGTGTGCAGGCGAAAGTAAGAGCGTTTTATTGTTTTGCACATGTCCATTCAGGGGCTCCTTAGATATTCGATCGCTGAGAGAAatgacgatttttttttttttaatattgtttaCAAATCACCAAGATGATCAGTTGACCAGTTCATGTTCAATTTCAAGAAGCATATCAACAGAATATCTAATTATTCACGTGCAAATACTACCCACACGATAGGTAAGGCtagatcacaccaagcaggagtAGTGAATGATGGTTTGCAGTCTTCATCAAATCATTATCTACTAATTGTATTATCAGCTGATTggttaatttaaataattatggCTATATATATGCGGGGTAGTGTAGTACCGCTTATGTGTTGTCGAAATGGCggcgcttttcttttcgcagTTCCTCGCCATTTGCTTCCTCGTAGCGCCCATCGGCTCCACCATGGCCGCGATGCCCACGGCGACCCCGATGCCCGGTTCGTCCACCCACGTGCCCTCGGACCGCTGTGATGTACGGCAAGCGGCCTGGTTTGCCGTAGCCGTGTACAATAAGCAGGCGTCCCAGGAGGATTATGCTTACAGGCTCACGTCTATAGTATCCGCGGAAACTCAGGTATCGCACTTTTCTCCCCAAAACGCAGCAGTGTGTGAAAATACGCCGGAAGTCGGTCAATCTACATAACCGCATGAGTAATTGCAGAAACGCCGCGCTCCATTGATTGTTTTGCACGACAGTGCGTTTGATTGTATTTGCCACCCTATGAGCGAAGTATCTGACACGAACCATCGTCCCCCATCTCTGGAGGTTGTGGCGGGTCTGAACTACATCTTGACCGCCGAGCTGGGCATGACTTGGTGCCAGAGAGCGCAGGCGACGGACGCGGAAACCTGCCCTTTGCAAGTCAACAGGAAGGTAAATGCAGTTCTAATCAAGATTAGATTAACTTTGAACGTGGGTCATGTGCTTTCATGCATTATATAATGTATACGGAAGATAAGCTGCCGTGCATGTAATACCGACAATGTAATTGTAAGCATGCAGATCTGGCCAATTCCGAGGAAGCTTTAAACGGTACCGTCCTTGACCAGGACGTCTCTATCCGCCTTGTCAGTGCACCCTGCGCAGGAGTCGCTGTTAAACGCCGCCTCTTTCCCTTGCAGAGGCTGCTGTGTCGCTTTACCGTGTACACGATTCCCTGGGAACGCAAAGCTGTGCTGACGAAGAACAGATGCATCGAAAAACCCTTTCCAATACGCTGCTATCGCCGATCCCTCGCACAAGGGACCCGCTGAGTTTTGCGCCCATTTTGGTTCTGCTTTCGTATGAACCCGGACAACCTTCCTGTGAATGTTGTACTTGCTGAAATAAAGTGTCTGGCGTAATACAAGATTCTGGCTTTTTCTTCTGGGGGGGAACTAACGGCACAGTTTCACACCAGAAGTGGTGTGTGGTTGGATTTCTCTTCCTAGCTCGGCGCTGTCTGTGCAGGATGCCTAAGGTCAGTGACCTCTTCGGCTGACATGATTCTGTCAGTAGATGGCAGCATAAGCTACTTTGTCAGGTTAGTGCGCCGATATTTAACGATTTTTATGGTTGATACTTGCCTTGGCTGCACTGGATTTGAGGTGAATCCCAAACTTGGCACAACTGCCTTCCCGGTTATATTGAAGGGCTGAGCTCGCTTCTTCCCTGTGTAGAAGCATTTTATTCATAAGCACTAGAAGGTTCTTGTAGTGGTTCAGTTTGTCTGCTATGTCCAGTAAAAGCAGCTTCCTTGCTGGGTGTGTGTGCTTTGAAGGATGGTTTTCCCTTAAGTACTGTGCATGTTTTAGAAAGTGAAGAGAAtggggtgtggtgggggggtttatGGGGGAAAAGTTGTAGGTGTTGTGTCAATGTTGGCTAAAGCCCTCTGACCCGTGGAATTAACATACTAGGTTGGTCAGGCTGTACTGTTGGCTGCTTGGTAAATGGGCTACATGAgagcaacaccttttctggtctGATGCCAGTATTGAAATTGAGTATCTGCTGATTACGATCCATCTTTTTCTCAATTTCTAAGCAGTTAATGACTAACAATTCTCATATAGCATCTTTCACATCAGTTGCCCCAAAGCACTTTCCATGAATTGTGGTACTAGAGTAATGGGGGAGaaatgacatcagtcatgccagatgccaatggaggagaggaaccaaaaactcccaagtaagaAGAGGGGGGAAAATCCTCTGGGGATCCAAGGtccactggctgcccccccccccccccccccccccccggcatacTAACATTACTGAAAACAAGACTTGGTGAAAGATCGGCGTAAGCTGTGATTAAGGATGAAGACGGTCAATGAGCCTGTTCTCCACATTGGCCTGTAAAGGGTGGCACCGAAGGCTGTGTACCCATATTGGAAACGTTTATATCCATAAATTTCATTTAACGTGGCAAACTCTGCAGGTGTTGACAGCAGTTTTGAGTTTGCCAAGAATGCAAAAATATAATGGTCATTTTGCTAAAATGATTATTAAAGATTATTTTAACGGGTTAAAGATTATTCTAGAATATTTGTTCGACAGTTCCTGTTCTTACAACCTCCCCAGCCTTTGAAAAGAACACGTTCATGTGGAACTGAGGATGCAGGAATGCATATAAACTGCAATGCTAAACTGTGAAGAGTAGGACTAACATTCTTCTCTTGATGCCCGGTACTGAAGTGCATCTTCAGCTTCTGCTGCAGGTCCTGCAGATGCCTTTGATGTAGAAGGTTCTACGGCTGTGTCCCTTGATctcacacattctgctgtaagcCTTTTCACTGCTGCTTGGGCACTTGTGGAGCTGCAGAAACCAACATTgttgaacctgggacccagcagAGTGGGGAACTCTCATAACACTCATCTCCCATCcagatatttttgtccataATCAGTCTTATCAGGGTACTGGCAAGGCGAATGGCCGCCTCATCTACCAGTTTTGCCATTTTTGAGCCTCAGGACTGCCTCACCAGTTTCACGAGTGGTATCACATTTGACTCTGACACTCTCCTCTGCTAAAGCTACAGTGGCCGGGTGGAAAGGATTGAGCACTTCTGTACACTTCTGTACAGTCTTTAACTGAGTGATACTCTTCAAAGCTCAGTAGGGTTACATCAGTTTTTAAACTGATCACGGCAGCCCCACTGGCTCTGTGGTGTTGAAGATGCAGTGCAGCACTACAAACGTGCTGTTCCAGTgagtgtccacttcctgaatCGGTTTCAAAAGTGGCATGCCCATCTCCTCTTGGACCTGAGGCTGTCTTTCCTTGGCACCACAATCCTTCTCAGCCTTACTGTGGTCAAATCGAACCCAGGGGTTTGCTGAATTGCCTTTTTAACGATTGGGCTAAGAGCATGTGCAGTACAAGCAGCGCGGCAGAGCTTCACTGTATTGGCACAGGTAATGATGTTGGCAGCTGTGTCAGCGAGATACGTACCCCCTTGTAGTGAGATCCACATGTCTGTTCTCAGGCTTACAGCTGATGCCTTATGTCATTCCACCTGTGCATTTTCCTTAGATTCTGTGCATTTACTTGCTACCATTTCCTTTAAAGCAGATCTTGTAAGTAGAGTGTAGGTAGGCTCAAGTTCTCTTAGTAACTCATTCTATATCCAGCATCCACTGCTATAGAAAAGGGCAagacaatttattattatttcaagtcaagtcaagtaggttttattgtcatttcagccatacacacagtatatagagaaatgagataacgttcctccaggaccatggtgtgacacagagcaggacaaaacagAGCGACATCATAAGTGCAGAGAGGAGAGCATAGCAGTACAGAttgacaagacaacatacagtgcaaattaagggtggtaacagtctggatacagtatttaagttactgtatggtagcagcgaAGGTTATATGTGCAAAAATGCCGTAGTATAGAAGAGTAAGGAGTTGGGaggcaataaataacaataaatattatatacagatgtacagatgtgtttgtgtgtacatAACATAAGTGTCCTTTTTATCTAGATGGGTGAGGGCCAGATGAAGGGTGGTGGTGATGGCGTCCTCCGTAGAGCGGTTGGGACGGtatgcaaactgcagggggtctagtGAGGGTGGCAGTAGGGACTTGACGTGCCTCATGACGAGCCTCtcgaagcacttcatgatgatgggcGTGAGTGCAACGGGACGGTAGTCATTGAGGCAGGACACTGAAGACTTCTTTGGCACGGGGATGATGATGGCGGTTTTGAAGCATGTTGCGATGACTGTGGTGCTCAGGGAGATGTTGAAGATGTTTGTGAGAACATCAGCCAGCTGTTCTGCACATCCTCTGAGCACACAACCAGGGATGTTGTCTGGTCCAGCAGCTTTCCGCGGGTTGACTCTAAGCAGAGTTTTCCTCACATCTGCCACGGTCAGACAGAGCACCTGGTCGTtgggaggtgggatggatttccTCACTGTCATGCTGTTTTGGGCTTCAAACTGTGCGTAGAAGCTATTCAGCACGTCTGGAAGGGAGGCCTCACCGTCACAGGCAGGTGGAGATGCCCTGTAGTTGGTGATGGCCTGGATACCCTGCCacatcagaatcagaatgtgcttTATTGCCATGTATGTTTCCACATACTAGGAATTTGTTGTAGTGACATAAGCTCCACAGTGCAATAGAATGACAGTGACAGGACCAGACACGAAAAAGGACGTCATAAAAAAGAACAATATACAGTTATATGACATACAATGTGCAAAAATAGCAATAACTTTacaatatacaaaatataaagtaaacaaTTAGCTATGTACGTAAGGTGCAGTTAGAAGTGGAAATAAGTATGTgtgttaaataaataactggATAAGTGAATGTATGATAGTGTTGTGCGTTTCACGTTTATTGTGAAGTGTTCATGAGAAGGATTGCTtgagggaagaagctgttcctgTGCCTGGCTGTTCTGGCGCTCAGTGCTCTGTAGCGTCGTCCGGACGGCAACAGTTCAAAGAGGGAGTGCGCTGGATGTGAGGGGTCCAGAGTGATTTTGCCAGCCTTTTTGCTCACTCTGGATAAGTACAGTTCTTGGAGAGTAGGAAGGGTTGTACCAATAATTCGCTCAGCAGTCCGGACTGTTCGATGCAGTCTTCTGAGGTCAGATTTGGTAGCTGAGCTGAACCAGACACTTATTGAGGTGCAGAGGACGGATTCGATGATGGCAGTGTAGAACTGTTTCAGTAGTTCCTCAGGCAGGTTGAACTTCCTCAGCTGGCGAAGGAAGAACAGcctctgctgggcctttttgaCAATT from Brienomyrus brachyistius isolate T26 chromosome 3, BBRACH_0.4, whole genome shotgun sequence encodes the following:
- the LOC125739503 gene encoding cystatin-like; amino-acid sequence: MAALFFSQFLAICFLVAPIGSTMAAMPTATPMPGSSTHVPSDRCDVRQAAWFAVAVYNKQASQEDYAYRLTSIVSAETQVVAGLNYILTAELGMTWCQRAQATDAETCPLQVNRKRLLCRFTVYTIPWERKAVLTKNRCIEKPFPIRCYRRSLAQGTR